From a region of the Phaseolus vulgaris cultivar G19833 chromosome 6, P. vulgaris v2.0, whole genome shotgun sequence genome:
- the LOC137833113 gene encoding two-component response regulator 24-like, which yields MESNKQWKEGSRISALIVDDDAMIRKIHKAMLERLFNMDAKTVNDGKEAVELYRCGANFDIIFMDKEMPIMDGHEATKELRGMGVKSLIVGITTRADGKDTEEFLGAGSNYCFEKPLDRTKVEQVLQDHPHFTT from the exons ATGGAGTCAAATAAGCAGTGGAAGGAAGGATCAAGAATTTCAGCACTGATTGTGGATGACGATGCTATGATTCGGAAAATCCACAAGGCGATGTTGGAGCGGTTATTTAACATGGACGCGAAAACGGTTAATGATGGAAAGGAAGCAGTGGAACTCTATCGATGTGGGGCGAATTTTGACATTATTTTCATGGACAAAGAAATGCCCATCATGGATGGTCACGAG GCCACAAAAGAGCTACGTGGAATGGGTGTTAAGAGCTTGATAGTGGGAATTACTACGCGTGCTGATGGAAAAGATACTGAAGAATTTTTAGGTGCAGGATCCAACTATTGCTTTGAAAAACCTCTTGATCGAACAAAGGTTGAACAAGTCTTGCAAGACCATCCACATTTTACAACTTGA